In a genomic window of Lepisosteus oculatus isolate fLepOcu1 chromosome 5, fLepOcu1.hap2, whole genome shotgun sequence:
- the LOC102688353 gene encoding olfactory receptor 52K1-like: MQGHQDGNVSYNDFFLIGFSGLKEHRWLLFFPFFLLFLLSLVANSLLIFVIKTQTSLHSPMCVLIGATSVVNLFLIMSFMPRMLLSFLLNWNAISLLGCLVQMFFINFIGTFQTSIILLMAIDRYFAICVPLRYNDYLNTANCVKFVFVSLIRNGSFLVVIAFLDGNLSYCKSNIIDHCFCEHMALVGLACGNTVINSIVGLLIISFITVVDGLCVIISYVKIFISVFLRGSGKSSRKAIHTCTTHIIVLLLNYFCALLALLSYRVGNNLSPNIRVLISILYLLFPSCVHPIIYGFKTKDIREHLLRLLQTIKIS; the protein is encoded by the coding sequence ATGCAAGGACATCAAGATGGAAACGTTTcttacaatgatttttttttaattggattttCTGGACTTAAAGAACACAGATGGCtgcttttcttccctttctttCTGTTGTTTCTGTTATCTCTTGTGGCCAACTCACTTCTAATATTTGTTATTAAGACACAAACGAGTTTACACTCTCCAATGTGTGTTTTAATTGGTGCCACATCAGTTGTAAACCTGTTTCTGATTATGTCTTTCATGCCTAGAATGTTGTTAAGCTTTTTATTGAACTGGAATGCCATTTCTCTGTTGGGGTGTCTGgtccaaatgttttttattaatttcattgGCACATTTCAAACATCTATTATCCTCCTAATGGCTATAGATCGCTATTTTGCCATATGCGTTCCACTGCGCTATAATGACTATTTGAATACTGCAAATTgtgtcaaatttgtttttgtatcaCTTATCAGAAATGGTTCATTTCTTGTGGTTATTGCCTTCCTTGATGGCAATCTCTCCTACTGTAAATCAAATATCATAGATCATTGTTTCTGTGAGCACATGGCCCTGGTGGGCCTGGCTTgtggaaatacagtaataaacaGTATTGTAGGTTTGCTAATAATATCTTTTATAACAGTTGTTGATGGGTTGTGTGTTATTATTTCATATGTCaaaattttcatttctgtttttttgaggGGCTCTGGAAAATCCTCCCGAAAAGCAATCCATACCTGTACTACTCACATCATAGTCTTACTCTTGAATTACTTCTGTGCATTGCTTGCATTACTTTCATATAGGGTTGGGAACAATCTCTCTCCCAATATCCGTGTCCTGATTAGTATATTATATCTGCTTTTTCCCAGTTGTGTACACCCAATTATTTATGGCTTCAAAACTAAAGACATAAGAGAACATTTACTTAGACTTCTTCAAACTATTAAAATCTCTTAA